From one Nymphalis io chromosome 19, ilAglIoxx1.1, whole genome shotgun sequence genomic stretch:
- the LOC126776096 gene encoding uncharacterized protein LOC126776096: MSETRKNHLTIDGGQIKETTDEHVASYKPIPESDTDFRTSKSSLHKSKEKVSSDGAEEKLLQKEDEAKIVTRVDMAEAKYVVGDHRNGDAKIELDANKKQFSGLTKEELMKYAEDPFWVRLRWFMFVLFWALWLCMLAGAIAIIVRAPKCAAPLPRTWYEKGPLVDMSSVEDYREVESALPLMEKSKVAGIFAFACKDSYEVLDDPTCIDQFKEFVAKAKKFGVKVIVDLTANFVSKSHKWFQLSENRSSEYSDYFVWAKGHEYDPEKPSTQPEPPNKWVSTLNEPAWTWSEKRQEFYLHMYGEDQPDLNFTNVDVVRQFDAVIKTWMQAGADGIRLLHARELHANSSLGDEAPAGGGGAGGAGGADHTQRAFWRLRHSADPPALDLLLAHWALLARSDAGDTVFTIAESGARPELFVLQRNTSALRPPAAAPLALLDARAALPALRARLPRWPALQLTTEDGADEELAAFAMLLPAAPVLQLEQLGNNGTSPSEGLLHAVALREDASVQHGEYALAAAPTHNSSLAVLACARWKRGHTGYVSLYNAAGESVRADVSAVRSLPAALAVLRAPPDHEYVKDLLVESNDVLVPPRSSVILSYVPKTEAEN; this comes from the exons ATTTCCGGACGTCCAAGTCGAGTCTCCACAAATCCAAGGAGAAGGTTTCATCCGATGGTGCAGAAGAAAAACTGTTGCAGAAAGAAGACGAGGCTAAGATAGTTACCCGAGTAGACATGGCTGAAGCCAAGTATGTCGTCGGAGATCACAGGAACGGTGACGCGAAGATCGAACTCGATGCTAATAAGAAG CAATTCTCCGGACTAACGAAGGAGGAGTTGATGAAGTACGCGGAGGATCCGTTCTGGGTGCGACTGCGCTGGTTCATGTTCGTGTTGTTCTGGGCGCTGTGGCTGTGCATGTTGGCCGGCGCCATCGCCATCATCGTCCGCGCGCCCAAGTGTGCGGCGCCGCTGCCCAGGACTTG GTATGAGAAGGGCCCGTTGGTTGATATGTCCTCCGTAGAAGATTACCGCGAAGTCGAATCGGCGTTACCTTTAATGGAGAAGTCCAAAGTGGCTGGAATCTTCGCTTTCGCCTGCAAAGATTCGTATGAAGTCTTGGACGATCCAACCTGCATCGATCAGTTCAAAGAGTTCGTTGCTAAAGCCAAGAAATTCGGAGTcaa aGTGATCGTAGACCTGACAGCCAACTTCGTATCGAAATCCCACAAGTGGTTCCAGCTGAGCGAGAACCGTTCGTCTGAATACAGTGATTACTTCGTCTGGGCCAAAGGTCACGAATATGACCCAGAAAAGCCATCCACGCAACCAGAACCACCAAACAAATGG GTTTCGACATTAAACGAGCCCGCTTGGACGTGGAGCGAAAAACGGCAGGAGTTCTACTTGCACATGTACGGGGAGGACCAACCAGACCTCAACTTCACCAACGTGGATGTAGTCCGGCAGTTCGATGCCGTCATCAAGACGTGGATGCAGGCTGGCGCTGATGGGATTAG GCTGCTGCACGCTCGCGAGCTGCACGCCAACAGCTCGCTCGGCGACGAGGCgccggcgggcggcggcggcgcgggcggcgcgggcggcgccgaCCACACGCAGCGCGCCTTCTGGCGGCTGCGGCACTCCGCCGACCCGCCCGCGCTCGACCTGCTGCTGGCGCACTGGGCGCTGCTGGCGCGCTCCGACGCAG GCGACACGGTGTTCACGATAGCGGAGTCGGGCGCGCGGCCCGAGCTGTTCGTGCTGCAGCGCAACACGAGCGCGCTGCGcccgcccgccgccgcgccgctCGCGCTGCTCGACGCGCGCGCCGCGCTGCCCGCCCTGCGCGCGCGCCTGCCGCGCTGGCCCGCGCTGCAG TTAACTACCGAGGATGGTGCAGACGAGGAGCTAGCGGCATTCGCCATGTTACTACCGGCAGCGCCGGTTCTGCAGCTAGAACAGCTCGGAAATAATGGCACCTCACCC AGCGAGGGCCTGCTGCACGCCGTGGCGCTGCGCGAGGACGCCAGCGTGCAGCACGGCGAGTACGCGCTGGCGGCCGCGCCCACACACAACTCCAGCCTCGCCGTGCTCGCGTGCGCTCG CTGGAAGCGCGGCCACACGGGCTACGTGTCGCTGTACAACGCGGCGGGCGAGTCCGTGCGCGCCGACGTGTCCGCCGTGCGCTCGCTGCCCGCCGCGCTCGCCGTGCTGCGCGCGCCGCCCGACCACGA ATATGTTAAAGACTTGTTGGTGGAAAGTAACGACGTCCTGGTACCGCCGCGGTCGTCCGTGATCCTCTCCTACGTACCCAAGACGGAAGCCGAAAATTAG